A DNA window from Streptomyces canus contains the following coding sequences:
- a CDS encoding SUKH-4 family immunity protein — translation MSTTDAAVAAIRLTEDELHPYISHVSTRRWLSGPGLPGDSDLFTFEELRREGLRTVADATAGPGGQLSQEVCDQLVIGGLTDLHGRERESVLLDGVTGEVSTTAFFPGRPDLMDRTPLAPSLPTLVRFATATDELTEVRGQFAAYAGRFGPTAVEEATRQLLTVFEEGTGGEVPTFWKIAALIRPLALVAGPGTASGLALDLPPRLLDQEFGRSHVVRFEDIDFPSTLTHAPTRRFLAETGLPEDGVLFHTDPDAPLPTLAEHRADRLVALPSRAEHLIVLGHLIEDNTLVVDGETGAVLNWSEREGTLHPLNSDISTLAFTLWLLHRERQIDESLAHELTNTLYVQVAKTMVRALSTIDPTGTTTDADWHYWTELFQDEVGGVL, via the coding sequence ATGAGCACGACCGATGCCGCCGTAGCGGCGATCAGACTGACCGAGGACGAACTGCATCCGTACATCTCGCATGTGTCGACCCGCCGCTGGCTCAGCGGCCCCGGACTGCCAGGCGACAGCGACCTGTTCACCTTCGAGGAGCTGCGCCGGGAAGGCCTGCGGACGGTGGCGGACGCGACGGCCGGCCCGGGCGGACAGCTCAGCCAGGAGGTGTGCGACCAGCTGGTGATAGGCGGGCTGACGGATCTGCACGGCAGGGAGCGGGAGTCGGTCCTGCTCGACGGCGTCACGGGCGAGGTCTCGACGACGGCGTTCTTCCCCGGCCGCCCGGACCTGATGGACCGCACCCCGCTGGCCCCTTCGCTCCCCACCCTGGTCCGCTTCGCGACGGCGACGGACGAACTGACGGAGGTGCGCGGCCAGTTCGCGGCGTACGCCGGCCGCTTCGGTCCCACGGCCGTGGAGGAGGCGACGCGTCAGCTGCTGACGGTGTTCGAGGAGGGCACGGGCGGCGAGGTACCGACGTTCTGGAAGATCGCGGCCCTGATCCGCCCCCTGGCCCTGGTGGCGGGCCCGGGCACGGCGTCCGGCCTGGCCCTGGACCTCCCGCCGCGCCTTTTGGACCAGGAGTTCGGCCGCAGCCACGTCGTCCGCTTCGAGGACATCGACTTCCCGTCCACGCTCACGCATGCCCCGACCCGCCGGTTCCTGGCGGAGACGGGCCTGCCCGAGGACGGTGTCCTCTTCCACACCGACCCGGACGCCCCGCTGCCGACCCTCGCGGAGCACCGGGCCGACCGGCTGGTCGCCCTCCCGTCCCGCGCCGAACACCTGATCGTGCTCGGTCACCTGATCGAGGACAACACCCTCGTGGTCGACGGCGAGACGGGCGCGGTCCTGAACTGGAGTGAGCGGGAAGGGACTCTCCACCCCCTCAACAGCGACATCTCCACCCTCGCCTTCACCCTCTGGCTCCTGCACCGGGAGCGCCAGATAGACGAGTCGCTCGCCCACGAGCTGACGAACACGCTGTACGTCCAGGTCGCCAAGACGATGGTCCGGGCCCTGTCCACCATCGACCCGACGGGCACGACGACGGACGCCGACTGGCACTACTGGACGGAGTTGTTCCAGGACGAGGTGGGCGGGGTGCTCTGA
- a CDS encoding xanthine dehydrogenase family protein molybdopterin-binding subunit — MSNEAATATTAAEAAPAPEPIPHGIGVSLPPADARAKTEGTFPYAADLWAEGLLWAAVLRSPHAHARIVSIDTSHAREMPGVRAVVTHEDVPGSPVHGRGKADRPVFASEVVRHHGEPIAAVAADHPDTARMAAAAVIVEYEVLDPVTDPEQAFEAEPLHPDGNLVRHIPLQHGDPSATGEIVVEGQYRIGRQDPAPIGAEAGLAVPRPDGGVELYLASTDPHADRDTAAACYGLEPERVKVVVTGVPGATADREDQGFQLPLGLLALKTGCPVKLTATREESFLGHVHRHPTLLRYRHHADAEGKLVKVEAQILLDAGAYADTSSEALAAAVGFACGPYVVPNAFIEGWAVRTNNPPSGHVRGEGAMQVCAAYEAQMDKLAKKLGVDPAELRLRNALATGDILPTGQTVTCPAPVAELLQAVRDFPLPALPKDTPENEWLLPGGPEGAGEPGAIRRGVGYGLGMVHMLGAEGADEVSTATVRVQDGVATVLCAAVETGQGFTTLARQIVQETLGIDEVHVAPVDTDQPPAGPGCRGRHTWVSGGAVERAAKMVRTQLLQPLAHKFGMSTELLQITDGKITSYDGVLSTTVTEAMDGKELWATAQCRPHPTEPLNEIGQGDAFVGMAFCAIRAVVDVDIELGSVRVVELALAQDVGRILNPAQLEARIEAGVTQGVGIALTENLRSARGLIRHPDLTGYALPTALDAPEIRIVKLVEERDVVAPFGAKAASAVPVVTSPAAVASAVRAATGRPVNRLPIRPQAAVVTDR; from the coding sequence GTGAGCAACGAAGCCGCCACCGCGACCACCGCCGCGGAGGCAGCACCTGCCCCCGAGCCGATTCCGCACGGCATCGGCGTCTCTCTGCCGCCCGCCGACGCCCGCGCGAAGACCGAGGGCACCTTCCCGTACGCGGCCGACCTGTGGGCCGAGGGCCTGCTGTGGGCGGCCGTCCTGCGCTCCCCGCACGCGCACGCGCGCATCGTGTCCATCGACACCTCCCACGCGCGTGAGATGCCCGGAGTCCGCGCGGTCGTCACCCACGAGGACGTGCCCGGCAGCCCGGTGCACGGCCGCGGCAAGGCCGATCGTCCGGTCTTCGCCTCCGAGGTCGTACGCCATCACGGCGAGCCCATCGCGGCCGTCGCCGCCGACCACCCCGACACCGCGCGCATGGCCGCGGCGGCCGTCATCGTCGAGTACGAGGTCCTCGACCCGGTCACCGACCCGGAGCAGGCCTTCGAAGCCGAGCCCCTGCACCCCGACGGCAACCTGGTCCGGCACATCCCGCTGCAGCACGGCGACCCCTCCGCGACCGGTGAGATCGTCGTCGAGGGCCAGTACCGCATCGGCCGCCAGGACCCCGCCCCCATCGGCGCCGAGGCCGGTCTCGCCGTGCCCCGCCCCGACGGCGGTGTCGAGCTCTACCTGGCCTCCACCGACCCGCACGCCGACCGCGACACGGCCGCCGCCTGTTACGGACTCGAGCCCGAGCGCGTCAAGGTCGTCGTCACCGGCGTCCCCGGTGCCACCGCCGACCGCGAGGACCAGGGCTTCCAGCTCCCGCTCGGCCTGCTCGCGCTCAAGACCGGCTGCCCGGTCAAGCTGACGGCCACGCGCGAGGAGTCCTTCCTCGGCCACGTGCACCGTCATCCCACCCTGCTGAGATACCGTCACCACGCCGACGCCGAGGGCAAGCTGGTCAAGGTCGAGGCACAGATCCTGCTCGACGCGGGCGCCTACGCCGACACCTCCTCCGAGGCCCTGGCCGCCGCCGTGGGATTCGCCTGCGGACCGTACGTCGTCCCGAACGCCTTCATCGAGGGCTGGGCCGTCCGCACCAACAACCCGCCCTCCGGCCATGTCCGGGGTGAGGGCGCGATGCAGGTGTGCGCCGCCTACGAGGCACAGATGGACAAGCTGGCCAAGAAGCTGGGCGTCGACCCGGCCGAACTGCGCCTGCGCAATGCCCTCGCCACCGGCGACATACTCCCGACCGGCCAGACGGTCACCTGCCCCGCTCCGGTCGCCGAACTGCTCCAGGCCGTACGGGACTTCCCGCTGCCTGCCCTCCCCAAGGACACCCCCGAGAACGAGTGGCTGCTGCCCGGCGGCCCGGAGGGCGCGGGCGAGCCGGGCGCGATCCGCAGGGGCGTCGGCTACGGCCTCGGCATGGTGCACATGCTCGGCGCGGAGGGCGCGGACGAGGTCTCCACGGCGACCGTACGGGTCCAGGACGGCGTCGCCACGGTGCTCTGCGCGGCCGTGGAGACCGGCCAGGGCTTCACCACCCTGGCCCGCCAGATCGTCCAGGAGACCCTCGGCATCGACGAGGTCCATGTGGCCCCCGTCGACACCGACCAGCCACCGGCCGGCCCGGGCTGCCGCGGTCGTCACACCTGGGTCTCGGGCGGCGCGGTGGAGCGCGCGGCCAAGATGGTCCGCACCCAGCTGCTCCAGCCCCTGGCGCACAAGTTCGGCATGTCCACCGAACTGCTCCAGATCACCGACGGCAAGATCACCTCGTACGACGGAGTCCTGTCGACGACCGTCACCGAGGCCATGGACGGCAAGGAACTGTGGGCGACGGCCCAGTGCCGTCCGCACCCGACGGAACCCCTCAACGAGATCGGCCAGGGCGACGCCTTCGTCGGGATGGCGTTCTGCGCGATCCGCGCGGTGGTCGACGTCGACATCGAGCTCGGCTCGGTCCGTGTGGTCGAGCTGGCGCTCGCCCAGGACGTCGGCCGGATCCTCAACCCCGCCCAGCTGGAGGCCCGTATCGAAGCGGGCGTCACCCAGGGCGTCGGGATAGCGCTCACCGAGAACCTGCGCAGCGCGCGCGGGCTGATCCGCCACCCGGACCTCACGGGGTACGCGCTGCCGACGGCCCTGGACGCGCCGGAGATCCGGATCGTCAAGCTCGTCGAGGAGCGGGACGTGGTCGCCCCGTTCGGTGCCAAGGCGGCCAGCGCGGTGCCGGTGGTCACGTCCCCGGCGGCCGTCGCGTCGGCCGTACGGGCCGCGACGGGCCGTCCCGTGAACCGGCTCCCGATCCGTCCGCAGGCCGCGGTGGTGACGGACCGATGA
- a CDS encoding PucR family transcriptional regulator → MDACTLGDLLDAVGGTSVRLHTAPAGLAVPVTEALLHDAHAPLPRVPGALLLAVGVRAAAAGPLVRAVAEAGMTGLVVRGPDGPAAEAETYGVALLSVAEDTAWHQAHLLLASAIGARPVPATGGHGDLFALADAIAAATGGATAVEDPRQRILAYSTVPGQPVDEDRRQGILGLQVPADVENTEQYRMLFAADGPLRLPALGDGALPRLAVAVRAGGETLGSVWVVDDGTLAADAEETLVQGATTAALLLLRARAAQELARHQNSDLLRRVLEGTADAATSAVGLGVEGPVRVAAFVLDAAGLPDAEQTGLRLLDVVRLQCAARYGRHACVLVDGVVYALLPAPGARHRRLAEDIVARAGQSLRVPVRAGLGEVVAGVGEVAGSRADADLVLRVLGPSLPVATIDEVRPRVTLLRLAEVLGAKPELTAGPWRSVLAYDAEHRTDYARTLVCWFDSGCDMGGGGEAAGRASEHVPLPAEASTEAGRDRPGRPRRTPGAVAAVEGAGGTRAWGGYRLSTRACRPAAAAGSGRGRVGRRGCRFSTRAYGPARRPVQHVGVPTDGSYRISTGIPTDSDCRINTRAYRPTATAGSARRHTDQRRLPDQHAGIPAGAAAGSGRGPVGRR, encoded by the coding sequence ATGGACGCCTGCACTCTCGGAGACCTCCTGGACGCCGTCGGCGGCACGTCCGTACGCCTGCACACCGCACCCGCCGGGCTCGCCGTCCCGGTCACGGAGGCGCTCCTGCACGACGCCCACGCCCCGCTTCCCCGGGTGCCGGGCGCGCTGCTGCTGGCGGTCGGAGTGCGGGCGGCGGCGGCCGGACCGCTGGTGAGGGCGGTCGCGGAGGCCGGGATGACCGGCCTGGTGGTGCGCGGTCCGGACGGGCCGGCGGCCGAGGCGGAGACGTACGGCGTGGCGCTGCTGTCCGTCGCCGAGGACACGGCCTGGCACCAGGCGCACCTGCTGCTGGCCTCGGCGATCGGCGCCCGGCCGGTCCCGGCCACGGGCGGCCACGGCGACCTCTTCGCGCTCGCCGACGCCATCGCGGCGGCGACCGGCGGGGCGACGGCCGTGGAGGATCCCCGGCAGCGGATCCTCGCCTACTCCACGGTCCCCGGCCAGCCGGTCGACGAGGACCGCCGCCAGGGCATCCTGGGCCTCCAGGTACCGGCAGATGTGGAGAACACCGAGCAGTACCGGATGCTGTTCGCGGCCGACGGCCCGCTGCGGCTGCCCGCGCTGGGGGACGGCGCCCTGCCCCGCCTCGCGGTCGCCGTCCGGGCCGGCGGGGAGACCCTCGGCTCGGTGTGGGTCGTCGACGACGGCACGCTCGCGGCGGACGCGGAGGAGACGCTCGTCCAGGGGGCGACGACGGCAGCGCTGCTGCTCCTGCGGGCGCGGGCGGCACAGGAGCTGGCCCGGCACCAGAACAGTGATCTGCTGCGGCGGGTGCTGGAGGGGACGGCGGACGCGGCGACGTCCGCCGTGGGGCTGGGAGTCGAGGGCCCGGTACGGGTGGCCGCCTTCGTCCTGGACGCGGCCGGCCTTCCGGACGCCGAGCAGACCGGACTGCGGCTGCTGGACGTCGTACGGCTGCAGTGCGCGGCGCGGTACGGGCGGCATGCGTGTGTGCTGGTCGACGGGGTGGTGTACGCGCTGTTGCCGGCACCCGGGGCTCGCCACCGGCGGCTGGCGGAGGACATCGTCGCGCGGGCGGGGCAGTCGCTGAGGGTGCCGGTGCGGGCGGGGCTGGGTGAGGTGGTGGCGGGGGTCGGGGAGGTGGCCGGGTCGCGGGCGGACGCCGATCTTGTGCTGCGGGTGCTCGGGCCCTCGCTGCCGGTGGCGACGATCGACGAGGTGCGGCCGCGGGTGACTCTGCTGCGGCTTGCCGAAGTACTCGGTGCCAAGCCGGAGTTGACCGCGGGACCCTGGCGTTCGGTGCTGGCGTACGACGCCGAGCACCGGACGGACTACGCCCGCACGCTGGTCTGTTGGTTCGATTCGGGGTGCGACATGGGCGGAGGCGGCGAGGCTGCTGGCCGTGCATCCGAACACGTGCCGCTACCGGCTGAAGCAAGTACGGAAGCAGGTCGGGATCGACCTGGACGACCCCGACGAACGCCTGGTGCTGTGGCTGCAGTTGAGGGTGCTGGCGGGACTCGGGCCTGGGGCGGCTACCGGTTGAGCACGCGGGCGTGCCGACCGGCGGCGGCTGCCGGTTCCGGGCGCGGGCGTGTTGGCCGGCGCGGCTGCCGGTTCAGCACGCGGGCATACGGGCCGGCGCGGCGGCCGGTTCAGCACGTGGGCGTGCCGACCGACGGCAGCTACCGGATCAGCACAGGCATACCGACCGACAGCGACTGCCGGATCAACACACGGGCATACCGACCGACGGCGACTGCCGGATCAGCACGCAGGCATACCGACCAACGGCGGCTGCCGGATCAACACGCAGGCATACCGGCCGGCGCGGCTGCCGGTTCAGGGCGCGGGCCGGTCGGCCGGCGGTGA
- a CDS encoding DEAD/DEAH box helicase: protein MTTTAASSHHLSPAFPGRAPWGTASRLRAWQQGALDKYVQEQPRDFLAVATPGAGKTTFALTLASWLLHHHVVQQVTVVAPTEHLKKQWAEAAARIGIKLDPEYSAGPLGKDYHGVAVTYAGVGVRPMLHRNRVEQRKTLVILDEIHHAGDSKSWGEACLEAFEPATRRLALTGTPFRSDTNPIPFVAYEEGNDGIRRSAADYTYGYGNALADHVVRPVIFLSYSGNMRWRTKAGDEIAARLGEPMTKDAISQAWRTALDPRGEWMPSVLRAADQRLTEVRKAIPDAGALVIASDQDSARAYAKLIREITGNKATLVLSDDAGASKRIDDFSASNDRWMVAVRMVSEGVDVPRLAVGVYATTISTPLFFAQAVGRFVRSRRRGETASVFLPTVPDLLTFANEMEVERDHALDKPKKEGEEDPYAESEKEMEEANKEEDEDTGEQEQFAFEALESEAVFDRVLYDGAEFGMQAHPGSEEEQDYLGIPGLLEPDQVQLLLQKRQARQIAHSRKKPDAEADLLELPAERRPVVSHKEMMELRKQLNTMVSAYVHQSGKPHGVIHTELRRVCGGPPSAEATAGQLRQRIAKVQEWATRMR from the coding sequence GTGACTACCACCGCCGCCTCCTCCCACCACCTTTCCCCCGCCTTCCCCGGCCGGGCCCCCTGGGGTACCGCCAGCAGGCTGCGTGCCTGGCAGCAGGGTGCGTTGGACAAGTACGTCCAGGAGCAGCCGCGTGACTTCCTGGCCGTCGCGACCCCCGGCGCGGGCAAGACGACCTTCGCCCTCACCCTCGCCTCCTGGCTGCTGCACCACCATGTCGTGCAGCAGGTGACGGTCGTCGCGCCGACCGAGCATCTGAAGAAGCAGTGGGCCGAGGCGGCGGCGCGGATAGGGATCAAGCTCGATCCCGAGTACAGCGCCGGGCCGCTCGGCAAGGACTACCACGGCGTCGCCGTCACCTATGCGGGTGTGGGCGTACGGCCCATGCTCCATCGCAACCGGGTCGAGCAGCGCAAGACCCTCGTCATCCTCGACGAGATCCACCACGCCGGTGACTCCAAGTCCTGGGGCGAGGCGTGCCTGGAGGCCTTCGAGCCCGCCACCCGCCGACTCGCGCTCACCGGTACGCCCTTCCGGTCCGACACCAACCCCATCCCCTTCGTGGCGTACGAGGAGGGCAACGACGGCATCCGGCGGTCGGCCGCCGACTACACCTACGGGTACGGGAACGCGCTGGCCGACCATGTCGTGCGGCCCGTCATCTTCCTCTCCTACAGCGGCAACATGCGCTGGCGGACCAAGGCGGGCGACGAGATCGCCGCCCGGCTCGGCGAACCCATGACCAAGGACGCGATCAGCCAGGCCTGGCGTACGGCCCTGGATCCGCGCGGTGAGTGGATGCCGAGCGTCCTGCGCGCCGCCGACCAGCGGCTGACCGAGGTCAGGAAGGCCATCCCGGACGCCGGTGCCCTCGTCATCGCCTCCGACCAGGACTCCGCGCGCGCGTACGCCAAGCTGATCCGCGAGATCACGGGCAACAAGGCGACCCTCGTGCTGTCCGACGACGCCGGCGCGTCCAAGCGGATCGACGACTTCAGTGCGAGCAACGACCGGTGGATGGTCGCCGTCCGCATGGTGTCCGAGGGCGTCGACGTGCCCCGGCTGGCCGTGGGCGTCTACGCCACCACCATCTCCACGCCGCTCTTCTTCGCCCAGGCCGTCGGCCGTTTCGTACGGTCCCGGCGGCGCGGTGAGACCGCCTCCGTCTTCCTCCCGACCGTCCCGGACCTCCTGACCTTCGCCAACGAGATGGAGGTGGAACGGGACCACGCCCTCGACAAGCCGAAGAAGGAGGGCGAGGAGGACCCCTACGCCGAGTCCGAGAAGGAGATGGAGGAGGCGAACAAGGAGGAGGACGAGGACACCGGCGAGCAGGAGCAGTTCGCCTTCGAGGCGCTGGAGTCCGAGGCCGTCTTCGACCGCGTCCTCTACGACGGTGCCGAGTTCGGTATGCAGGCGCACCCGGGGAGCGAGGAGGAGCAGGACTACCTCGGGATTCCCGGGCTCCTGGAGCCGGATCAGGTGCAGCTGCTGCTCCAGAAGCGGCAGGCCCGGCAGATCGCGCACAGCCGTAAGAAGCCGGACGCCGAGGCGGACCTCCTCGAGCTGCCCGCCGAGCGGCGGCCCGTCGTCTCGCACAAGGAGATGATGGAGCTGCGCAAGCAGCTCAACACGATGGTCAGTGCCTACGTCCACCAGAGCGGCAAGCCGCACGGGGTGATCCACACCGAGCTGCGCCGGGTGTGCGGGGGGCCGCCGAGTGCCGAGGCCACGGCCGGGCAGCTGCGGCAGCGGATCGCCAAGGTGCAGGAGTGGGCCACCCGGATGAGGTGA
- a CDS encoding IclR family transcriptional regulator, whose product MTAETSQTLDRGLRVLKLLADTDHGLTVTELSNKLGVNRTVVYRLLATLEQHALVRRDLGGRARVGLGVLRLGRQVHPLVREAALPALRSLAEDIGATAHLTLVDGADALAVAVVEPTWTDYHVAYRAGFRHPLDRGAAGRAILAARQQGFGEPGYMLTHGELEAGASGAAAPLLGVTGVEGSVGVVMLADAVPERVGPRVVDAAREVAEALR is encoded by the coding sequence GTGACCGCGGAGACCTCTCAGACGCTTGACCGGGGACTGCGTGTCCTCAAGCTCCTGGCCGACACGGACCACGGGCTCACCGTCACCGAGCTTTCCAACAAGCTGGGTGTGAACCGGACCGTGGTGTACCGGTTGCTGGCCACGCTGGAGCAGCACGCCCTCGTCCGGCGTGATCTGGGCGGGCGTGCCCGGGTGGGGCTGGGCGTACTGCGACTCGGGCGGCAGGTGCATCCGCTGGTACGGGAGGCCGCGCTGCCCGCGCTGCGCTCGCTCGCGGAGGACATCGGGGCGACGGCGCACCTCACCTTGGTGGACGGAGCCGACGCGCTGGCCGTGGCCGTCGTGGAGCCCACGTGGACGGACTATCACGTGGCGTACCGGGCGGGGTTCCGGCATCCGCTGGACCGTGGCGCCGCGGGGCGGGCGATTCTCGCGGCTCGGCAGCAGGGGTTCGGGGAGCCGGGGTACATGCTGACGCACGGCGAGCTGGAGGCCGGGGCCAGTGGGGCGGCCGCTCCTTTGCTCGGGGTCACCGGGGTCGAGGGCAGCGTGGGGGTCGTGATGCTGGCCGACGCGGTGCCGGAGCGGGTGGGGCCGCGGGTGGTGGACGCGGCACGGGAGGTCGCGGAGGCGCTGCGCTGA
- a CDS encoding MFS transporter gives MAVLEPRDAGVTDDPEVLSVNEVEEGVLGRSYRALSIGIVSVVLLIAFEATAVGTAMPVAARELDGVALYAFAFSGYFTTSLFGMVLAGQWADRRGPLGALAAGIAAFGAGLLLSGTAGAMWQFILGRAVQGFGGGLVIVALYVVVGRAYPERLRPAIMAAFAAGWVVPSIVGPLAAGAVTEHLGWRWVFVGIPVLVVFPLVLALPQIRRRASGPVDDDKGQAAFDRRRIRLALGISLGAGLLQYAAQDLRPLSLLPGLAGVALLVPAVLGLLPRGTYRAARGLPSVVLLRGVAAGSFVAAESFVPLMLVTQRGLSPTLAGFSLAAGGGTWALGSWVQSRARVEPYRERLMTGGMVLVAAAIAAAPSVLIDSVPVWTVAVAWGFGCFGMGLVISSTSVLLLQLSAPEEAGTNSASLQISDGLSNAVLLAAGGAAFAALGGGTVSHTATEVSASHPAAFAVVFLPMAGVALVGAWVTTRLHAATP, from the coding sequence ATGGCAGTCCTGGAACCGCGTGACGCCGGTGTCACCGACGACCCTGAGGTCCTGTCCGTCAACGAGGTGGAGGAGGGGGTGCTGGGGCGTTCGTACCGGGCGCTGAGTATCGGCATCGTGTCCGTCGTGCTGCTCATCGCGTTCGAGGCCACCGCTGTCGGGACCGCGATGCCGGTTGCCGCGCGGGAGTTGGACGGGGTCGCGCTCTACGCGTTCGCGTTCTCCGGGTACTTCACCACCAGCCTGTTCGGGATGGTGCTGGCCGGGCAGTGGGCGGATCGGCGGGGGCCGCTCGGGGCGTTGGCCGCCGGGATCGCCGCCTTCGGTGCCGGGCTGCTGTTGTCCGGGACGGCCGGTGCGATGTGGCAGTTCATTCTCGGGCGGGCCGTGCAGGGGTTCGGGGGCGGGCTGGTCATCGTGGCGCTGTATGTCGTCGTCGGGCGGGCCTACCCGGAGCGGCTGCGTCCCGCGATCATGGCGGCGTTCGCGGCGGGCTGGGTCGTGCCCTCGATCGTGGGGCCGCTCGCGGCCGGGGCCGTGACCGAGCACCTCGGGTGGCGGTGGGTGTTCGTCGGGATTCCGGTGCTGGTGGTCTTTCCGCTGGTGCTCGCCCTTCCGCAGATACGGCGGCGGGCGTCCGGGCCGGTCGACGACGACAAAGGACAGGCCGCCTTCGACCGGCGCCGCATCCGGCTCGCCCTCGGGATCTCCCTCGGTGCCGGACTCCTCCAGTACGCCGCCCAGGATCTGCGTCCTCTCTCCCTGCTCCCCGGCCTCGCGGGCGTCGCGCTGCTCGTGCCGGCCGTGCTCGGGCTGCTCCCGCGCGGGACGTACCGGGCGGCGCGCGGGCTGCCCTCCGTCGTGCTGTTGCGCGGGGTCGCCGCGGGGTCCTTCGTCGCCGCCGAGTCCTTCGTGCCGTTGATGCTGGTCACCCAGCGGGGGCTGTCGCCGACGCTGGCCGGGTTCTCGCTCGCGGCGGGCGGCGGTACGTGGGCGCTGGGGTCGTGGGTGCAGTCGCGGGCGCGGGTGGAGCCCTACCGGGAACGGCTGATGACCGGGGGGATGGTGCTGGTCGCGGCCGCGATCGCCGCCGCGCCGAGTGTGCTGATCGACTCCGTGCCCGTCTGGACCGTCGCCGTCGCCTGGGGCTTCGGCTGCTTCGGGATGGGGCTGGTGATCTCCTCGACCAGTGTGCTTCTGCTGCAGCTCTCCGCCCCCGAGGAGGCCGGCACCAACTCCGCCTCCCTCCAGATCTCCGACGGCCTCTCCAACGCCGTCCTGCTGGCGGCGGGCGGGGCGGCGTTCGCGGCGCTGGGCGGGGGAACGGTGAGTCATACGGCGACGGAGGTGTCCGCCTCCCATCCGGCAGCGTTCGCCGTGGTGTTCCTGCCGATGGCGGGGGTGGCGTTGGTGGGGGCGTGGGTGACGACCCGGTTGCACGCCGCAACGCCTTGA
- a CDS encoding FABP family protein gives MAESVADPPFPDALRADEAPGPHALLEPVLGFLGVWRGRGRGGYPTLDGDFAYAQEVSLLHDGRPFLRYEARAWLLDGDGAPLRPAARESGWWRLQPDGRVEALVTQPTGITEILVGHAGEGAVDLSTHSVALTPTAKDVTATRRRYTLADSDTFTFVHDLAAVGQPLQHHLSATLRRTTPAGQSTPPTSSWNNSVQ, from the coding sequence GTGGCCGAGAGTGTGGCGGATCCTCCCTTTCCCGATGCCCTTCGGGCCGATGAGGCGCCTGGTCCGCATGCGCTGCTCGAGCCCGTACTCGGGTTTCTGGGTGTGTGGCGCGGTCGGGGCCGAGGTGGGTATCCGACGCTCGACGGCGATTTCGCGTACGCGCAGGAGGTCAGCCTTCTGCACGACGGGCGTCCCTTCCTCCGGTACGAGGCCCGGGCCTGGCTGCTCGACGGTGACGGGGCGCCGTTGCGGCCCGCGGCCCGGGAGAGCGGGTGGTGGCGGCTTCAGCCGGACGGCCGGGTGGAGGCACTGGTCACCCAGCCCACCGGCATCACCGAGATCCTGGTCGGGCATGCAGGCGAGGGCGCGGTCGATCTCTCCACGCACTCCGTGGCCCTGACCCCCACCGCCAAGGACGTGACCGCCACCCGTCGCCGCTACACCCTGGCCGACAGCGACACCTTCACGTTCGTCCACGACCTCGCGGCTGTCGGGCAGCCCCTGCAGCACCACCTCTCGGCAACCCTGCGCCGCACCACGCCGGCCGGTCAGAGCACCCCGCCCACCTCGTCCTGGAACAACTCCGTCCAGTAG